Proteins from a single region of Synechococcus sp. WH 8109:
- a CDS encoding O-antigen ligase encodes MTARLCTLLRGDCPAAASPRGWCLFQLGLLLLPSSVLLASLLFVPALVLGSLRRECAYWRDRWNWPLLLAGTLMLLGCFSALRVDLAWAGLANWLPFFWGFWGFQPYVAEAGARRRAALWMVAGTVPVVVTGLGQLWLGWQGPWQSLGGLVIWFVAPGGEPAGRLSGLFDYANIAAAWLALVWPLILAALVQPGLDHRRRSVVLILAVALVTALVLTESRNGWGALVLAVPLVLGPVSWPWLLPLLALGLIPVLLAVLPGVPELLQDPARALVPESVWSRLSDSRYAGKRALASTRLSQWGLALQLIAERPWLGWGAAAFSVLYPLRTGKWHGHSHNLPLELAVSSGVPAALALVGLVLALLIVSLRYNRMGLFDRAWWAAVLVLVVLHGTDIPFFDSRLNIAGWILMAGLRSRIRQTESAAVSPG; translated from the coding sequence ATGACAGCACGTCTGTGCACATTGCTGAGGGGCGACTGTCCGGCCGCCGCTTCCCCCAGGGGTTGGTGCCTGTTTCAGCTCGGACTGCTGTTACTTCCCTCGTCAGTGTTGCTGGCCAGCCTGCTGTTTGTGCCGGCCTTGGTCCTGGGCAGCCTCCGTCGTGAATGCGCCTACTGGCGTGACCGCTGGAACTGGCCGCTCCTACTGGCTGGCACGCTCATGTTGCTCGGCTGTTTCAGCGCCTTGCGTGTCGACCTGGCTTGGGCAGGTCTGGCCAATTGGCTGCCTTTCTTTTGGGGGTTCTGGGGGTTCCAACCCTATGTGGCGGAGGCGGGGGCGCGCCGCCGAGCGGCGCTCTGGATGGTGGCGGGCACGGTGCCTGTTGTGGTGACTGGCTTGGGTCAGTTGTGGTTGGGTTGGCAGGGTCCCTGGCAGTCCCTGGGGGGCCTGGTGATCTGGTTCGTGGCTCCTGGAGGTGAGCCGGCGGGCCGGCTGTCGGGTTTGTTCGATTACGCCAACATCGCCGCGGCCTGGTTGGCGCTGGTGTGGCCATTGATTCTGGCGGCCCTGGTGCAACCCGGACTCGATCACCGTCGTCGGAGTGTGGTGCTGATCCTGGCTGTCGCTTTGGTGACGGCTCTCGTGCTTACGGAGTCCCGCAACGGCTGGGGCGCATTGGTGCTGGCGGTGCCCCTGGTGCTTGGACCGGTGAGTTGGCCCTGGTTGTTGCCTCTGTTGGCCCTTGGATTGATCCCTGTTCTGCTGGCAGTGTTGCCCGGTGTCCCGGAGCTTCTCCAGGACCCCGCCCGGGCTTTGGTCCCCGAGTCGGTGTGGTCACGGCTCAGCGACAGCCGCTATGCGGGAAAGCGTGCCCTGGCTTCCACTCGCCTCAGTCAGTGGGGTTTGGCTTTGCAATTGATCGCTGAACGGCCATGGCTGGGCTGGGGTGCTGCGGCCTTTTCCGTGCTGTACCCCTTGCGCACGGGCAAATGGCATGGCCATTCCCACAACCTGCCACTGGAGCTGGCGGTCAGCAGTGGGGTGCCGGCGGCGCTTGCGCTGGTGGGTTTGGTGCTGGCGTTGTTGATCGTCTCCTTGCGCTACAACCGCATGGGTTTGTTTGATCGCGCCTGGTGGGCTGCGGTGCTGGTGCTGGTGGTGCTTCACGGCACTGATATACCTTTCTTTGACAGCCGCTTGAACATTGCCGGTTGGATTCTTATGGCCGGACTGCGCAGTCGGATTCGGCAGACCGAGTCGGCAGCGGTCAGCCCAGGCTGA